In one window of Kitasatospora sp. MMS16-BH015 DNA:
- a CDS encoding cytochrome P450: MPPSDGKVLVLPAPADRCPFDPPSAYQQAAAAASVTRTELWDGSICWLVTGHDEVRTVLGDQRFSAEPHRPGFPFLTPGRRQVVVDNPVFLRMDDPDHARLRRMLTGDFLVKRVEEQRPAIQRIVDETLDRMVAGGSPADLVTEFALPVPSLVICELLGVPYANHEHFQQLSRTLLDTSKSELEVGTAQRELRSYLTELAEHKRREPADDILSRLANREDLSPRETAASALLLLVAGHETTANMTALSTLALLRAPEQAARLRSGETTAKAAVEELLRYLSIVQIGVPRAAIEDLTLGGTRIRAGEGVLCMLSTANRDDEVFPDGDELDLDRDARRHLAFGFGVHQCLGQPLARAELQIALRTLFLRLPGLRLAVDEAELTYRTTMVVHGVDSLPVAW, encoded by the coding sequence ATGCCTCCGTCCGACGGCAAGGTCCTCGTCCTCCCGGCCCCCGCAGACCGCTGCCCCTTCGATCCCCCCTCCGCCTACCAGCAGGCCGCCGCCGCGGCGTCCGTCACCCGGACCGAGCTATGGGACGGCTCGATCTGCTGGCTGGTGACCGGCCACGACGAGGTGCGGACCGTCCTCGGCGACCAGCGGTTCAGCGCCGAGCCGCACCGCCCCGGCTTCCCCTTCCTCACCCCGGGCCGGCGCCAAGTCGTCGTCGACAACCCGGTGTTCCTCCGGATGGACGACCCCGACCACGCCCGGCTGCGGCGGATGCTCACCGGCGACTTCCTGGTGAAGCGGGTCGAGGAGCAGCGTCCGGCGATCCAGCGGATCGTGGACGAGACGCTGGACCGGATGGTCGCGGGCGGTTCTCCAGCCGATCTGGTCACCGAATTCGCGCTGCCCGTACCGTCCTTGGTGATCTGCGAGCTGCTCGGCGTGCCCTACGCGAACCACGAGCACTTCCAGCAGCTCAGCCGCACCCTGCTCGACACCTCCAAGTCGGAGCTCGAAGTCGGCACCGCTCAGCGTGAGTTGCGGTCGTACCTGACCGAACTCGCCGAGCACAAGCGGCGCGAGCCCGCCGACGACATCCTCAGCCGACTGGCCAACCGGGAGGACCTGAGCCCGCGCGAGACGGCCGCCTCGGCGCTGCTGCTACTCGTCGCCGGGCACGAGACCACGGCCAACATGACGGCGCTCTCCACCCTCGCACTGCTCCGCGCACCCGAGCAGGCCGCCCGGCTCCGCTCCGGGGAGACCACGGCGAAGGCGGCCGTCGAGGAGTTGCTGCGCTACCTGTCGATCGTGCAGATCGGGGTGCCCCGGGCGGCGATCGAGGACCTGACCCTGGGCGGCACCCGGATCCGCGCCGGGGAGGGCGTGCTCTGCATGCTCTCCACCGCCAACCGGGACGACGAGGTCTTCCCCGACGGCGACGAGCTCGACCTGGACCGGGACGCCCGCCGGCACCTGGCCTTCGGCTTCGGCGTGCACCAGTGCCTGGGCCAGCCGCTGGCCCGCGCCGAGCTGCAGATCGCGCTCCGCACCCTCTTCCTCCGCCTGCCCGGCCTGCGGCTCGCCGTGGACGAGGCCGAGCTCACCTACCGCACCACGATGGTGGTGCACGGCGTGGACTCCCTCCCCGTCGCCTGGTGA
- a CDS encoding ABC transporter permease, whose translation MTAPQLTGRRPTPPPTGTTPPADRPARRAWAARWAADLGLGLRLAFAGGRANLARTLLTATGVGLGVAMLLLASSFPVMKHHRDDRIHAQRDLLNGSNDTPRSAHSLLMTDLSTTYHGRAVRGRAVQPDGPDAALPPGLRTYPAPGAMAVSPALAELLDSPDGLLLKQRIDHPVTGTIGPDGLAGPNDYAFYLGSDQLAKDPEALRLDHFGQAEDPKPLEAVLLLLSVVGVVIMLTPVGVFVAAAARFGGEARDRRLAALRLVGADRAAIRRIAAGESLAGAALGLALGVVFFLVGCQLLELVTFQGLSVFASDLEPDPVLGALALGAVPVLSVVVTLLAMRRISAEPLAVVRTGSARRRRIWWRIALPVVGAFVLYRQSADLQGVSQTAGLAQLIAGLLLLLVGTTALLPPLLDGAARLLGRAGPPSWQLAVRRIQLAPETAARPVSGIVVAVAGAVALQALLGTLAAARTPSLPGSPAGEPMMQVYVPGGAELAMPYAAKLRGTPGVLGTTGYQQFYVNPPTAGQAHPAAAGGGTGAAAGNGLGGTNAVGGTDTRLLAVRISDCAGLRVFARVGDCKDGDLFASPDLAAQWPAAGEQPGGRTVTVSEPPGLSTGPAVPWRLPALRGAVEPLPDPRGSMYEDQGATLYATTGAVPAALLKGSGGHILVRVDPTTPDYTEHIRTSVALMDSHAHVVARDTPGPDKVFLSIRRALTAGVAATLALIAASMLVATVEQLRDRRRNLAVLTAFGTRRRTLAWSVFWQSLAPVLIGLTLAVGAGVGLARVLLDLAHLPVNFDWGQIGVMTGTGLGLVLATTVLSLPVLWRSTRATGLRHE comes from the coding sequence ATGACCGCGCCCCAGCTGACCGGCCGCCGGCCGACCCCGCCGCCGACCGGCACCACCCCGCCCGCCGACCGGCCGGCCCGGCGGGCCTGGGCCGCCCGGTGGGCGGCCGACCTCGGCCTCGGGCTGCGGCTCGCCTTCGCGGGCGGCCGGGCCAACTTGGCCCGCACCCTGCTCACCGCCACCGGCGTCGGGCTCGGCGTCGCCATGCTGCTGCTCGCCTCCTCCTTCCCGGTGATGAAGCACCACCGGGACGACCGGATCCACGCCCAGCGGGACCTGCTCAACGGATCGAACGACACACCGCGCTCCGCGCACAGCCTGCTGATGACGGATCTGAGCACCACCTACCACGGCCGTGCGGTGCGCGGCCGGGCCGTCCAGCCCGACGGCCCGGACGCGGCCCTGCCGCCCGGGCTGCGCACCTACCCCGCGCCGGGCGCAATGGCCGTCTCCCCCGCGCTGGCCGAGCTGCTCGACAGCCCGGACGGGCTGCTCCTCAAACAGCGCATCGACCACCCGGTGACCGGGACGATCGGACCGGACGGCCTGGCCGGCCCCAACGACTACGCCTTCTACCTGGGCAGCGACCAGCTGGCGAAGGACCCGGAGGCGCTGCGGCTGGACCACTTCGGCCAGGCCGAGGACCCGAAGCCGCTGGAGGCCGTGCTGCTGCTGCTCAGTGTGGTGGGCGTGGTCATCATGCTGACGCCCGTCGGGGTGTTCGTCGCGGCGGCCGCCCGCTTCGGCGGTGAGGCGCGGGACCGCAGGCTGGCCGCGCTGCGCCTGGTCGGCGCCGACCGGGCGGCGATCCGCCGGATCGCGGCCGGCGAAAGCCTCGCGGGAGCGGCGCTCGGCCTGGCCCTGGGCGTGGTCTTCTTCCTGGTGGGGTGTCAGCTGCTCGAGCTGGTGACCTTCCAGGGGCTGAGCGTCTTCGCCTCGGACCTTGAGCCGGACCCGGTGCTCGGCGCGCTCGCGCTGGGCGCGGTGCCCGTGCTCTCGGTGGTGGTGACCCTGCTGGCGATGCGGCGGATCAGCGCCGAACCGCTGGCCGTCGTACGGACCGGGAGCGCCCGGCGCCGTCGGATCTGGTGGCGGATCGCCCTGCCCGTGGTCGGCGCCTTCGTCCTGTACCGGCAGAGCGCGGACCTCCAGGGCGTCAGCCAGACCGCAGGCCTGGCCCAGCTGATCGCCGGTCTCCTCCTGCTGCTCGTGGGCACGACGGCTCTGCTGCCGCCCCTGCTCGACGGTGCGGCGCGGCTGCTCGGCCGGGCCGGACCGCCCTCCTGGCAGCTGGCCGTCCGCCGGATCCAGCTGGCCCCGGAGACCGCCGCCCGCCCGGTCAGCGGCATCGTGGTGGCCGTCGCCGGAGCGGTCGCGCTCCAAGCCCTGCTCGGCACGCTCGCCGCGGCCCGCACTCCGAGCCTGCCCGGCTCCCCGGCCGGCGAGCCGATGATGCAGGTCTACGTGCCCGGCGGCGCGGAGCTCGCCATGCCGTACGCCGCGAAGCTGCGCGGCACGCCCGGTGTGCTGGGCACCACCGGCTACCAGCAGTTCTACGTGAACCCGCCGACCGCCGGCCAGGCGCATCCCGCTGCGGCCGGCGGAGGAACGGGGGCCGCCGCCGGCAACGGCCTCGGCGGCACCAATGCTGTCGGCGGCACCGACACGCGGCTGCTGGCCGTGCGGATCTCCGACTGCGCGGGACTGCGGGTCTTCGCCCGAGTCGGCGACTGCAAGGACGGCGACCTTTTCGCCTCGCCCGACCTGGCCGCGCAGTGGCCAGCCGCCGGGGAGCAGCCCGGCGGACGGACCGTGACGGTCTCCGAGCCGCCGGGACTGAGCACGGGGCCGGCCGTGCCGTGGCGGCTGCCCGCGCTCCGAGGTGCGGTCGAGCCGCTGCCCGACCCGCGCGGGTCGATGTACGAGGACCAGGGCGCCACGCTGTACGCCACGACCGGCGCGGTGCCCGCCGCCCTCCTCAAGGGCAGCGGCGGGCACATCCTCGTCCGCGTCGACCCCACCACCCCGGACTACACGGAGCACATCCGCACCTCGGTGGCGCTGATGGACAGTCATGCCCACGTCGTGGCGCGGGACACTCCCGGGCCCGACAAGGTGTTCCTCAGCATCCGGCGGGCGCTGACCGCCGGGGTGGCGGCCACCCTGGCGCTCATCGCCGCGAGCATGCTGGTGGCCACCGTGGAGCAGCTGCGGGACCGGAGGCGGAACCTGGCCGTGCTCACGGCCTTCGGCACCCGCCGGCGGACGCTCGCCTGGTCGGTCTTCTGGCAGAGCCTGGCCCCGGTGCTCATCGGCCTCACGCTGGCCGTCGGGGCCGGGGTGGGCCTGGCCCGGGTACTGCTGGACCTGGCCCACCTGCCGGTGAACTTCGACTGGGGCCAGATCGGTGTCATGACCGGCACCGGCCTGGGGTTGGTACTGGCGACGACGGTGCTGAGCCTGCCGGTGCTCTGGCGCAGCACCCGGGCGACCGGACTGCGGCACGAATAG
- a CDS encoding UDP-N-acetylglucosamine 1-carboxyvinyltransferase, whose translation MTDDYLLRIGKLIRDARQHRGLTQAQLGEALATSQSAVNRIEQGKQNISLDMIARIGEALDSEIVSLGYAGPMHLRVTGGTKLSGAIDVRTSKNACVALLCASLLTTGRTTLRQVARIEEVYRLLEVLSSIGVKVRWINEGRDLELTPPAELDLASMDVAAARRTRSVLMFLGPLMHRAEQFAIPYAGGCELGTRTVQPHLHALQQYGLEVATTSGSYHATATPGVSPARPIVLTERGDTVTENALLAAARHDGVSVIRNASPNYMVQDLCFFLEQLGVKIEGIGTTTLTVHGLPRIDCDVDYSPAEDPVEAMSLLAAAVATSSELTIRRVPVEFLEIELAVLEQMGLDYDRTEEYPAANGRTRLVDLTVRPSKLTAPTDKIHPMPFPGINIDNIPFFAVIAAAAHGTTLIHDWVYENRAIYLTELTRLGADVKLLDPHRVLVQGPTRWRAAEMMCPPALRPAVVILLAMLAAEGVSVLRNVYVINRGYEDLAERLNSIGARIETFRDI comes from the coding sequence GTGACCGACGACTACCTCCTGCGCATCGGCAAGCTCATCCGCGACGCCCGCCAGCACCGTGGCCTGACCCAGGCCCAGCTCGGCGAGGCGCTGGCCACCAGCCAGAGCGCCGTCAACCGGATCGAGCAGGGAAAGCAGAACATCAGCCTCGACATGATCGCCCGGATCGGCGAGGCCCTGGACAGCGAGATCGTCTCGCTGGGCTACGCGGGCCCCATGCACCTGCGCGTCACGGGTGGCACCAAGCTCTCCGGTGCCATCGACGTGCGGACCAGCAAGAACGCCTGCGTGGCGCTGCTCTGCGCCTCCCTGCTCACCACCGGCCGCACCACGCTCCGTCAGGTGGCCCGGATCGAGGAGGTCTACCGGCTCCTGGAGGTGCTCTCCAGCATCGGCGTCAAGGTGCGCTGGATCAACGAGGGCCGCGACCTGGAGCTCACCCCGCCCGCCGAGCTCGACCTGGCCTCGATGGACGTGGCGGCGGCCCGCCGCACCCGCAGCGTGCTGATGTTCCTCGGCCCGCTGATGCACCGCGCCGAGCAGTTCGCCATCCCGTACGCGGGCGGCTGCGAACTCGGCACCCGCACCGTCCAGCCGCACCTGCACGCGCTCCAGCAGTACGGCCTGGAGGTGGCCACCACCAGCGGCAGCTACCACGCCACCGCCACCCCCGGCGTCTCGCCGGCCCGCCCGATCGTGCTGACCGAGCGCGGCGACACGGTGACCGAGAACGCGCTGCTGGCCGCCGCCCGGCACGACGGCGTGAGCGTCATCCGCAACGCGAGCCCCAACTACATGGTCCAGGACCTCTGCTTCTTCCTGGAGCAGCTGGGCGTGAAGATCGAGGGCATCGGCACCACCACCCTGACGGTGCACGGTCTGCCGCGGATCGACTGCGACGTGGACTACTCCCCCGCCGAGGACCCGGTGGAGGCGATGAGCCTGCTGGCCGCCGCCGTGGCCACCTCCTCGGAGCTGACCATCCGCCGGGTGCCGGTGGAGTTCCTGGAGATCGAGCTCGCCGTCCTGGAGCAGATGGGCCTCGACTACGACCGCACCGAGGAGTACCCGGCGGCCAACGGCCGGACCCGGCTGGTCGATCTGACCGTGCGGCCCTCCAAGCTGACGGCCCCCACCGACAAGATCCACCCGATGCCCTTCCCGGGCATCAACATCGACAACATCCCGTTCTTCGCGGTGATCGCCGCCGCCGCGCACGGCACCACGCTGATCCACGACTGGGTCTACGAGAACCGCGCGATCTACCTCACCGAGCTCACCCGCCTCGGCGCGGACGTCAAGCTGCTCGACCCGCACCGGGTGCTGGTCCAGGGCCCGACCCGCTGGCGCGCCGCCGAGATGATGTGCCCGCCGGCCCTGCGCCCGGCCGTGGTGATCCTGCTCGCGATGCTCGCCGCCGAGGGCGTCTCGGTGCTGCGCAACGTGTACGTGATCAACCGGGGCTACGAGGACCTCGCCGAGCGCCTCAACTCGATCGGCGCGCGGATCGAGACCTTCCGCGACATCTGA
- a CDS encoding pseudouridine synthase encodes MRRRSAVPPAPLPQRHGIDPVRLRLPWEGPWVTVRDHLVERLPVPAELIDAMFAEGAVHGVAGPLAVDAPFVPGAHLWYHRELAPETPVPFPLTVLHRDERILVVDKPHFLAMTPRGRHVTETALAKLRRELDLPALSPAHRLDRLTAGLALFVLRPELRGAYQGLFQDRLVRKAYRAVAPFRPELELPRTVRSRILKERGELAAREVPGEPNSESRVELLDHRAGLGLYRLLPHTGRTHQLRLHLCSLGIPILGDPLYPEVLPETAPDDFRDPLQLLAAELEFTDPVTGVELSFRSRLELSAWPTTPKH; translated from the coding sequence ATGAGACGCAGATCCGCCGTGCCCCCCGCGCCGCTCCCGCAGCGGCACGGGATCGACCCCGTGCGGCTGCGCCTGCCCTGGGAGGGACCGTGGGTCACCGTGCGGGACCACCTGGTCGAGCGCCTGCCGGTGCCCGCCGAACTGATCGACGCGATGTTCGCCGAGGGAGCCGTGCACGGGGTGGCCGGGCCGCTCGCCGTCGACGCGCCCTTCGTGCCGGGGGCCCACCTCTGGTACCACCGCGAGCTCGCGCCGGAGACCCCGGTGCCCTTCCCGCTCACCGTGCTGCACCGGGACGAGCGGATCCTGGTCGTCGACAAGCCGCACTTCCTCGCCATGACCCCGCGCGGGCGGCACGTCACCGAGACCGCGCTGGCCAAGCTGCGCCGCGAGCTCGACCTGCCCGCGCTCAGCCCGGCCCACCGGCTCGACCGGCTCACCGCCGGCCTCGCCCTCTTCGTGCTCCGGCCGGAGCTGCGCGGCGCCTACCAGGGCCTCTTCCAGGACCGGCTGGTCCGCAAGGCCTACCGGGCCGTCGCCCCCTTCCGCCCCGAGCTGGAGCTGCCCCGCACCGTGCGCAGCCGGATCCTCAAGGAGCGCGGCGAGCTGGCCGCCCGCGAGGTGCCGGGCGAGCCGAACAGCGAGAGCCGGGTGGAGCTGCTCGACCACCGCGCGGGCCTCGGCCTCTACCGGCTGCTCCCCCATACCGGCCGCACCCACCAGCTCCGGCTCCACCTGTGCAGCCTGGGCATCCCGATCCTGGGCGACCCGCTCTACCCCGAGGTGCTGCCCGAGACCGCCCCGGACGACTTCCGCGACCCGCTCCAACTCCTCGCCGCCGAACTCGAGTTCACCGACCCGGTGACGGGCGTGGAGCTGAGTTTCCGCAGCCGCCTGGAGCTGAGCGCCTGGCCGACCACCCCGAAGCACTGA
- a CDS encoding PadR family transcriptional regulator, with the protein MSLGHTILGLLESQPRHGYDIKRAYDERFGHSRSLPYGQVYATLSRLLKNGLVEVVGTEPGDGPDRKRYVITDAGITDVEQWLNRPEDPEPYLQNTLYTKVVLALLTGRPAVDVLDTQRSEHLRRMRELTRRKTSGDLVDQLVCDHALFHLEADLRWLEITAARLDELARKVNP; encoded by the coding sequence ATGTCACTGGGTCACACGATTCTCGGGCTCCTGGAGTCGCAGCCGCGCCACGGCTACGACATCAAACGCGCCTACGACGAGCGCTTCGGTCACAGCCGCTCGCTGCCCTACGGACAGGTCTACGCGACCCTGTCCCGGCTCCTGAAGAACGGCCTCGTGGAGGTCGTGGGCACCGAACCCGGGGACGGGCCGGACCGCAAGCGGTACGTGATCACCGATGCCGGGATCACCGATGTCGAGCAGTGGCTCAACCGGCCGGAGGACCCGGAGCCCTACCTCCAGAACACCCTGTACACCAAGGTCGTGCTCGCCCTCCTCACCGGCCGCCCGGCGGTGGACGTGCTGGACACCCAGCGCTCCGAGCACCTGCGCCGGATGCGCGAACTGACCCGCCGCAAGACCTCGGGCGACCTCGTGGACCAACTCGTCTGCGACCACGCCCTGTTCCACCTGGAGGCGGACCTGCGCTGGCTGGAGATCACGGCCGCCCGCCTCGACGAGCTCGCCCGGAAGGTGAACCCCTGA
- a CDS encoding DoxX family membrane protein — MAQIQSLAGLQKAIHRQVRARAMTVLRWTVGVVYIWFGALKLFNVTPVGQLVKDAVPFPTPSWFVPALGALEIVMGLWFLTARQLHRLLPLFVVHMLGTFSVLIFLPGVAYQHHQPWELSMTGEFVVKNIVLLTAGLIVCVQPRGILPGLPATAAHAQGPAGAEQSRGEKVGVGARH; from the coding sequence ATGGCGCAAATCCAGTCCCTGGCGGGGCTGCAGAAGGCCATCCACCGTCAGGTGCGCGCCCGCGCGATGACGGTGCTGCGCTGGACGGTCGGCGTGGTGTACATCTGGTTCGGCGCGCTCAAGCTCTTCAACGTGACACCGGTCGGACAGCTGGTCAAGGACGCCGTGCCCTTCCCGACCCCGAGCTGGTTCGTCCCGGCGCTGGGCGCGCTGGAGATCGTGATGGGCCTCTGGTTCCTCACCGCGCGGCAGCTGCACCGGCTGCTGCCGCTGTTCGTGGTGCACATGCTGGGCACCTTCTCGGTGCTGATCTTCCTGCCAGGTGTGGCCTACCAGCACCACCAGCCCTGGGAGTTGAGCATGACCGGCGAGTTCGTGGTGAAGAACATCGTGCTCCTCACCGCCGGGCTGATCGTCTGTGTGCAGCCTCGGGGGATCCTGCCGGGGCTGCCCGCGACGGCGGCCCACGCGCAGGGTCCGGCCGGGGCGGAGCAGTCGCGCGGCGAGAAGGTCGGGGTCGGCGCCCGGCACTGA
- a CDS encoding ferredoxin translates to MLVTVDRGRCCSSGQCVLTAPTVFDQSDEDGLVEVLQPTPPAYLAPDVRLAATLCPGRAITVT, encoded by the coding sequence ATGCTCGTGACGGTGGACCGGGGTCGTTGTTGCAGCTCGGGGCAGTGCGTGCTGACCGCCCCGACGGTGTTCGACCAGAGCGACGAGGACGGCCTGGTCGAGGTGCTCCAGCCGACCCCTCCGGCGTACCTCGCACCCGACGTCCGCCTCGCCGCTACCCTGTGCCCCGGTCGGGCCATCACCGTCACCTGA
- a CDS encoding TIGR03618 family F420-dependent PPOX class oxidoreductase: MSVTFDDAVRARLSAANIWYVGTVCPDGAPQVSPMWVDLEGEEELMFNTSVGRVKEENLRRDPRVYLSHADAADPYDRVQISGVVSRFIEGEEARDRMDGLARKYLGVERYEWGVPGEQRVAVLVRPTKVRHIIGVERFRRGGPVSGA; encoded by the coding sequence ATGTCCGTAACCTTCGATGACGCGGTCCGGGCGCGGCTGAGCGCCGCCAACATCTGGTACGTCGGCACCGTCTGCCCCGACGGAGCACCACAGGTCAGCCCGATGTGGGTCGACCTGGAGGGCGAGGAGGAGCTCATGTTCAACACCTCGGTGGGCCGGGTGAAGGAGGAGAACCTGCGCCGGGACCCACGGGTCTACCTCTCCCATGCCGACGCGGCCGATCCGTACGACCGCGTGCAGATCAGCGGCGTGGTGTCCCGCTTCATCGAGGGCGAGGAGGCGCGCGACCGGATGGACGGGCTGGCCCGAAAGTACCTGGGTGTCGAGCGCTACGAGTGGGGCGTGCCCGGGGAGCAGCGGGTGGCGGTCCTCGTCCGCCCGACCAAGGTGCGCCACATCATCGGCGTCGAGCGATTCCGCCGGGGCGGTCCGGTCTCCGGAGCCTGA
- a CDS encoding ABC transporter substrate-binding protein has product MHVNAMPSPARTAPGRLPVSRTAVAALGGLLLTGCGSTADPASQTSSALRERLPQAVRAAGKLRIGSDLHYAPVDFKDADGTPAGLDPELAAAFGSYLGLRVEFVDLPFEKLIPAVQHKEIDLAMSAVIDTKQRQEGLDDSGRPADPGVDFVDYFITGTSILVQHSNPLGISSLDDLCGHTVALQRGTIQDELAARQTAACDKVAKPLTIHRLDTDAQALAEVASGAAAADLNDYPTAAYNTRTSQGGSSFELTGAQLQSIPYGLTLDKADTALRDVLAKALDQLIRDGSYDKILTKWGINPGAVQGAVVNGGH; this is encoded by the coding sequence GTGCACGTCAACGCCATGCCCTCACCCGCCCGGACGGCCCCCGGCCGCCTCCCCGTCTCCCGCACCGCGGTGGCTGCCCTCGGCGGGCTGCTGCTCACCGGGTGCGGCAGCACCGCCGACCCGGCCTCCCAGACCTCGAGCGCTCTGCGCGAACGGCTCCCGCAGGCCGTCCGGGCCGCCGGAAAGCTGCGGATCGGCTCGGACCTCCACTACGCCCCGGTCGACTTCAAGGACGCGGACGGTACGCCGGCCGGGCTCGACCCGGAGCTCGCCGCCGCGTTCGGCTCCTACCTCGGACTGCGGGTCGAGTTCGTCGACCTGCCGTTCGAGAAGCTCATCCCGGCCGTGCAGCACAAGGAGATCGACCTCGCGATGTCGGCGGTGATCGACACCAAGCAGCGCCAGGAGGGACTCGACGACAGCGGCCGACCGGCCGACCCGGGCGTCGACTTCGTCGACTACTTCATCACCGGCACGTCGATCCTGGTCCAGCACTCCAACCCGCTGGGCATCTCCTCACTGGACGACCTCTGCGGGCACACGGTGGCGCTCCAGCGCGGCACCATCCAGGACGAGCTCGCGGCCCGGCAGACCGCCGCCTGCGACAAGGTCGCCAAGCCGCTCACCATCCACCGGCTCGACACGGACGCGCAGGCCCTGGCCGAAGTCGCCTCGGGCGCGGCGGCGGCCGATCTCAACGACTACCCGACCGCCGCCTACAACACCCGGACCTCCCAGGGCGGCAGCTCCTTCGAGCTCACCGGCGCCCAGCTCCAGTCCATCCCCTACGGCCTGACCCTCGACAAGGCCGACACCGCCCTGCGGGACGTCCTGGCCAAGGCGCTCGACCAGCTGATCCGGGACGGGAGCTACGACAAGATCCTCACCAAGTGGGGCATCAACCCCGGTGCCGTTCAGGGCGCCGTGGTCAACGGCGGTCACTGA
- a CDS encoding ABC transporter ATP-binding protein, translating to MPVSPLETPAEEAASAATTEAAAAAAAEAAQSVPEGALLAARGLHKAFGPTPALNGASLHVMPGEMVSVMGSSGSGKSTLLHCLAGIVRPDQGSVTFRGEELTTGSDARRSELRLAEFGFVFQFGQLVPELPCVENVALPLRLRGAGRKAAQQQALGWLERLEVAELARKLPGEISGGQGQRVAIARAMVASPAVLFADEPTGALDSLQSEKVMSLLTAAARENDTAVVLVTHDVRVAAYADREVTVRDGRTVRPSSVHAGAWR from the coding sequence ATGCCCGTCTCCCCGCTCGAAACACCGGCCGAGGAGGCCGCCTCCGCCGCGACCACCGAGGCCGCTGCGGCTGCCGCCGCCGAGGCGGCGCAGTCCGTGCCCGAGGGTGCGCTCCTTGCCGCCCGCGGGCTGCACAAGGCCTTCGGGCCCACCCCCGCGCTGAACGGGGCCTCGCTGCACGTGATGCCCGGCGAGATGGTCTCGGTGATGGGCTCCTCCGGCTCGGGGAAGTCGACCCTGCTGCACTGCCTGGCCGGGATCGTCCGGCCCGACCAGGGCTCCGTCACCTTCCGCGGGGAGGAACTGACCACCGGCTCGGACGCCCGCCGCAGCGAGCTGCGCCTGGCCGAGTTCGGCTTCGTCTTCCAGTTCGGCCAGCTGGTGCCGGAGCTGCCCTGTGTGGAGAACGTCGCCCTGCCGCTGCGGCTGCGCGGCGCCGGCCGCAAGGCCGCGCAGCAACAGGCGCTCGGCTGGCTGGAGCGGCTCGAGGTGGCCGAGCTGGCCCGCAAGCTGCCGGGGGAGATATCCGGCGGCCAGGGGCAGCGGGTGGCGATCGCCCGCGCGATGGTCGCGAGCCCGGCGGTGCTCTTCGCCGACGAGCCGACCGGCGCGCTCGACTCCCTGCAGAGCGAGAAGGTGATGTCGCTGCTGACCGCCGCCGCCCGGGAGAACGACACCGCCGTGGTGCTGGTGACCCACGACGTGCGGGTGGCCGCGTACGCGGACCGCGAGGTGACCGTGCGGGACGGCCGGACCGTCCGCCCCTCCTCCGTGCATGCGGGGGCGTGGCGATGA